Proteins from a genomic interval of Nerophis lumbriciformis linkage group LG01, RoL_Nlum_v2.1, whole genome shotgun sequence:
- the LOC140678885 gene encoding uncharacterized protein: MMDNPVDKIGKMENKSEKKSGRTNSQIKQNHQSKMAEPDNFDRYLEQKKVQRDEAMAVKRLENLKLMKAIIAQERRVKGLELVLERQKLINENFQKMAEKKLAEEAVRFQKLSKYKQIKRAEIEKLQEQIVTMKKEIPEIEQTLSKYERYKRNIFKLASSDTVTQHSLPDHQQVLDRMENLREQNQFLLPYAVKNNYALLGQQQKFEMSKKNNEQNLENLRSEINNVKAKIDEETNTSLKISQMVKLYKENRNAELEKELDSLTTKVTKVYRSCSNSSHFLNPLKKMKHVEEQVFILMGKIDSIPKDTLRKMQNNLYRKRVQEEEQRLQKEREDKRMRRSQQRSMPKPKSAVKDVRPKRAMVRYNKVVARPKTTGKKAQAAEKKTKTLEDEIWEDVVQRGDAACVLLPRLITDKNKSGKKIKEQAVTNPEPKQPRKKPVKSDLQATLPFVSAKEKPVEELLPPPFPIPAPIYSDPLGHLRVAKRDAPCFRSQGISKSLLLRLGQSNLLPLWT, translated from the coding sequence ATGATGGACAACCCAGTTGATAAAATTGGGAAGATGGAGAACAAATCCGAGAAAAAGAGTGGCAGGACTAACTCCCAAATCAAACAAAATCATCAGTCAAAAATGGCGGAACCGGACAACTTTGATCGGTATCTGGAACAAAAGAAAGTCCAACGTGATGAAGCCATGGCGGTCAAGAGGTTGGAGAATCTGAAGTTGATGAAGGCCATAATAGCCCAGGAACGGAGGGTAAAAGGTCTAGAACTGGTCCTTGAGAGgcagaaattaattaatgaaaacttcCAAAAGATGGCAGAGAAGAAATTGGCTGAGGAAGCAGTCCGTTTTCAGAAACTGAGCAAGTACAAACAGATAAAAAGGGCTGAAATTGAGAAGCTTCAGGAGCAAATCGTGACCATGAAGAAGGAAATACCTGAGATTGAGCAGACGTTGAGCAAATATGAGCGCTACAAACGCAACATTTTTAAGCTGGCATCATCTGATACAGTTACTCAGCACAGCCTACCAGATCACCAGCAGGTGTTGGATCGGATGGAAAATCTAAGAGAACAGAACCAGTTCCTGCTGCCTTATGCTGTCAAAAATAATTACGCCCTGCTGGGGCAGCAGCAGAAGTTTGAAATGTCTAAGAAGAACAATGAGCAAAACCTTGAGAATCTCCGCTCTGAGATCAACAATGTGAAGGCCAAAATTGACGAAGAGACAAACACATCCTTAAAAATTTCTCAGATGGTGAAGCTCTATAAAGAAAATCGGAATGCAGAGCTAGAAAAAGAGTTGGACTCGCTGACTACAAAGGTGACAAAAGTGTATCGCTCTTGTTCTAATTCGAGTCATTTTTTAAACCCGTTGAAGAAGATGAAACATGTGGAGGAACAAGTGTTCATCTTGATGGGTAAAATTGATAGCATCCCGAAAGACACCCTAAGGAAAATGCAAAATAACTTATATCGAAAGAGAGTTCAGGAAGAAGAACAGAGGCTGCAGAAGGAAAGAGAGGACAAAAGGATGAGGAGGTCCCAACAAAGGTCCATGCCAAAACCCAAGAGTGCCGTAAAAGATGTCCGTCCCAAACGTGCCATGGTCCGATATAATAAAGTGGTTGCTCGTCCAAAGACCACCGGCAAGAAGGCCCAGGCtgcagagaaaaaaacaaaaacgcttGAAGATGAAATCTGGGAAGACGTGGTGCAGAGAGGGGACGCAGCATGTGTCCTTCTGCCACGGCTCATCACAGATAAAAATAAATCGGGCAAAAAGATCAAGGAACAAGCTGTCACAAACCCTGAACCCAAGCAACCGCGCAAAAAGCCTGTTAAATCTGACCTGCAGGCAACTCTGCCGTTTGTATCTGCAAAAGAGAAACCTGTGGAGGAACTTCTGCCCCCACCTTTCCCCATCCCAGCACCCATCTACTCAGACCCCCTGGGCCACCTACGAGTAGCCAAGCGAGATGCACCCTGCTTCCGCTCTCAAGGTATCAGCAAATCTTTGCTCCTCAGACTCGGCCAGAGCAACCTGCTGCCACTGTGGACATAA